The following DNA comes from Camelina sativa cultivar DH55 chromosome 14, Cs, whole genome shotgun sequence.
AGAAATCGAGAGGCGGGTACTTTGGAGTTAAAGCCCATGACTTCCAtcaagagagaaaatataaatgattttctCATTGGAAAAGTTCTTCCAAGAATTCGTGAACGGTGGCCACAAGaagattttgagaaaacaatatttattcAACAGGATAATGCAAGAACCCACGTTGATCCAAGGGATGAGGATTTTAGAGCAGCTTCTTCTCATCATGGTTTTGATATCCGTTTGATGTGTCAACCACCAAACTCACCCGACTTGAATATTTTAGATCTTGGATTTTTTAATGCCATTCAGACACTACAACACGAGGTGTGCCCAAAAACGATTGAAGAACTTGTTTCTGCGGTGGAAGTTATGTTTGATGAATATCCTCCATATCTGGTGAACCGGATTTTTGTGACTTTGCaatcatgcatgcaagaaaTTATGAAAGTCTAAGGATCAAACAAGTATAAAATCCCACATATGAAGAAATAATGTCATGTATTCATGATTGCATCATACTAGCTTTACGAAGACATCGTAGGAGTGTAGTAGTCAGTAAAGCGTGCGGCATTTAACGTTATCTGGCTTCGTACCATCCAATTGGTTTGCGGCCATGGGATTGGTTTGCACCACATCGAGCGGTGGATCACCCAATCCCATCGTAGCtgttggatttttcttttctgtttccaGTTAACAGTAACCATCAATCAACGATCctattataaaaacataaaaaagtgAGTCAGTATCAAAATACTCAAAAGATTCACTTTACGATGAGGCTTTTTGTAACGGGCCATAATCCCATGGAATCACATCGATAAGGATTGTCTTGTTCGAGAAGTAAGTAACTCTCATAGTTTTAGTTAGTGAAGATTTTGGATTGATTAGTCCAGCATTGAGAACTCGGAGCTGAACGAGTTTGTAAAGATTAGTTTAGTCAAACATTCTCcaagtttatttatttgtttttatttcactCTTTAAACAATTTTCATTCTACATTTTGTGTTTATGATAGTCAAGGACAATCCAATGCTTTATGATCTCTActtgatttattaaaatttaagaaGGATATTATATTACTGTATATacagtattaaatatattttaatcaagatttattttacttaattataaaaaattataaatggttTCGAgtaaaaaagatataaataaattaataggtAAAGAATTCTAAATGAGCTCAATTTGTGAGTTCCGACCCAAAAGAATCAGGAAGAGGATTGATAAACAAAAAGGATTCACCTTTactgagagagggagagagagagagattgaagcaaggaaaaaaaaaaagtgaagcttGGAGAGAGACCAACCACGTAGAGGATTCTAATTCGTGGTTGCAAACGAAGGACCCAGAACAGAACACGATACAGtactctcctctctctctctctctctctctcttgggcTGTTGCTTCTTCGCTTCAATCTCTTTCCTTGTTAACATAAATTTCTTCcccaaagtttcaatttttctttggGTCAGTTTCTTGTGTTGATCGATCACTCCGCAGATGTCGAACGAAGACTCTCTTCCGGCATtcactttgtttggtttggatgATGTCGAAAATTACGGTCTGGTGAGTCCTCGCGGATTACAAACAATGCATGTTCTAGTTTCCgattgttttggtttagattttcgTCAGGGTTCTTGTTTCCTTAAAGATCATTCATCTGTATCTAAAATTTTCATTCTTTCCTTGATTTTTCTAGGTCAGTGAAGCAGACAATTCGTTACCTATAGAGATACACAATCAGGTTTTTCAACTTGTGGAGAAGGGTAACCAAGCTTTCAAAGAGTCTCGCTTTGAAGAGGTCAGACCCCTTTTCATCTTTCTTGgccttttttactttctttagggATAGAGAAAATTGGTTCTTAAGAGAGAAGAGTCAATAGGTAGCACAACACAAAGCATGATGATACAAATTTAAGGCATGATGTTTGTTGATTATCTTGTAGCTTCTTTGTGCGGTTTACTTTGTTGAGTGGCTTCTTGGTGAACATGATAATATGATAGTAGCACTTATCAACCTGTTTTCAAGTTGAATATTCCGCAGATTCGTGGTAGTTTAAAGCTTTGATACTGGAACCCAAATGAGACAGACACATCTGTTGCTCTTGCCAATAacatagcttttttttttcttttccctacAGGCGATTAGTAGCTATTCAAAAGCCAGTACTATTAAACCTCTTGACCCTATTGTTCTTGGCAACAGAAGTGCTGCTTATATAAGGTATGGTTTCGCAAACCGATGCCCTCTTTTTTACTTCCAATGGAGTTGTCAtgtttttttgatcaaaaattaCAATGGATCGTGTATCTAGTTTTGCCTTTTTACTCAGTTTATGGATAATACACCGTGTTGGCATATTCTAATCTTTCTCCATCTCCCATCCGTTTTACTTTATAGATTTGGCCAATATCTGAAGCAGAGATCTGCATCAGTTTCTGAATATAGACCTCTGAATGGCTTTGATATGTCGATGCTTGGGGAAGTATGTATTCTACTTGCTAAATTGTTACTACCAGTTGCAAAATTCATCAACCCTGACTCACCCTTGAAAACTTGATATTTCCTGCAGCTTGCTCTAAAGGATGCTGATAAGCTGATGAATCTACAGAGCAGTTCAGTGAAGTCATATACTACAAAGGCTTGCGCCCTCATGTTGGTATGTGCTCAGTTATTCTTCTGTCTTTAAATTCATGTTGTTTTTTAAGTCAAGGTACTACTATCAAGAGTTTCTCGGTCTACTTCGTGtcacatgtgtcaattttatttattttctgcaGCTAGAAAGATATGAGGCAGCTCGTGATACTATCCTCTCAGGTCTACAGATTGATCCCTTTAGGTACATCTAtgtgttctgttctttttttctttattgataCGTAACTATGTGTCGTTTTTAAGTTTGGGGTTTCTTTCTGATCGCATGAAGCGATCCTCTCCGATCCAATCTTCAGGAATTGGAGAAAGTGATGCCTACTTCGATGAGTAAAACCCATGAAAAGGCTGAGCGTTCTGATGATTTTGATTGCACTGTTTGCCTGAAATTGCTGTATGAACCTGCTACAACTCCATGTGGGCATACGTTCTGCCGATCATGCCTCTTTCAGTCAATGGATCGTGGTGGGTTTTTATGgttgattgttttttaattcCTGAAAAAAACTTCTTTTACTATTGTGTTGCTTATTAATTCTTTGTGGAATATAGGCAACAAATGTCCACTATGTCGAACTGTTATTTTTATGACCCCAAGAACATGTGCTGTCAGGTAATTGTTTTAACTTTCTCTATTGACCTTATAGCTACATGCCATACTAACTATGTGCCTGTAGCTTGTGTTTTAATCTTCTACTGAAGCAACTTTGTGTTGGCAGTGTGACGctgaataacatcatacaaaaaAACTTTCCAGAGGAGTATGCTGAAAGGAAATCAGAGCAAGACACTCTGGTCCACTTGGGCAATGAAAGTATGCCCCTTTTCGTCATGGATGTGATCATCCCCTGTCAGAAGTTGTCTCTTCACATATTTGAACCACGATATCGACTAATGGTGAgttctttcagttttttttttttacgaactTAAGTAGCCTACTATTTGCGGCGGTTGGAACTCGTgtagtgttaaaaaaaaagttcagctcGATATCACAAAACTCTGAAATGATCTAAGACTGTACACGTTGTTTTAAAACTCTTCATAAAGACACGGACACTCATTTTAGGAATAGTAGACTGAAACAAGAAAGTGAAGTGGGGAAAAGAGAAAGTGGTCTCTGAGTGAGCCTTAATAGACTGAAACTTTTATGGCCACTTTATTCCGCAGCAGTAGTACTGTTTGTACTCAGTACATTTATTAATATGTGTTGACTGAAACAGGTGAGAAGAATAATGGAAGGAAATCATCGGATGGGAATGGTGGGTGTAGtgtcatttttcttcttttaatatcATTATGCATTCGTAAAAGATGACTAACTAGTAAGGTTTGTCCATTCCGATGTTCATAGGTAGCTCTTGATTCTGCGACAGGTTCCCCAGTGGATGTTGCTTGCGAAGTTGAAATCACAGAgtctgtttcttgtttctttttgataatatttgatGTCCTGTAGTTGATGATTTTGAATTACAATAACTCACTCAAATTCTGCTAATGTTTTGGAACTACACAGGTGTGATCCACTCCCGGATGGACGTTTTGTCCTGGAGGTGAGTATCATTTTCATTACTTCTTGAATCCATATTACTTGGATCTATTAGACTAAATCTCTGATGCCGTGGCATAGTCAACCTATAGAAATCATTTTTGGGCTATCTGGTATTTGATTGAGACCTAAACTGTTGATAAAAGTAGTTTGCAGTTTATTATGTTTCAACTTATCTTGTGGCGTTATTTCATATGTAACTTTCAAATAATTAACTTAATACATATGATTTCTGCAGCTGGAAAGCCATAGAAGGTGCCGCATTGTAAAAGCTTGGGATCAAGATGGGTAAGCCTTGTCATTCTGATCGTTTGATATCATTgctcatgttttgtttttaacaatgTCTTCCTTTTTGTGTTGGGATTTGATCATGTtcccaaattatatttttttcaacatgtGTGAAGATCATATATTTAGTCTTCTTGTAAATACATGTCTGACATTGTTATATACAATCCTTCATTGCCGCATATTTAGACACAAAAACGCTGAACTTCCTATTACGCTTTTTGCTTTCCAGGTATCGTGTTGCAGAGGTTGAATGGGTGACAGATACCCCACCACAAAGCGAGGAAGATAAAGCAGCTGTATgatttttctctactttttttttgtgagtttatttcctttctcttttttcctcAATTTTCTTTATGACTTCTTAAAGCTGCGGGAACTGACGACCAATGCAGCATCATTTGCTCGGTCATGGCTAGATAGAGCAAAGGAAGCAGCTAGACAAGGAGGTAATACATTAGCTGAGAAACGGAAATGAATTACTCATGAGTTCTGATATTTCCAGCCTAGCTATAACAACTGAAACAATTCATTAGACCCATACTCAAGTACTGTTTCTTTCAAATATCTGGCTATTAATGTCTTTCCTGGGCCATGCTCATGCTCATGCTCATGCTCAAAATCAATAGAAACAAGGGTCTGTTGATACTGTCTTAATCTTCAAACCGTCTAAAAGCTAACTATGAATCAACCATTGtcttttatgatttgttttga
Coding sequences within:
- the LOC104740565 gene encoding LON peptidase N-terminal domain and RING finger protein 1 isoform X1, with product MSNEDSLPAFTLFGLDDVENYGLVSEADNSLPIEIHNQVFQLVEKGNQAFKESRFEEAISSYSKASTIKPLDPIVLGNRSAAYIRFGQYLKQRSASVSEYRPLNGFDMSMLGELALKDADKLMNLQSSSVKSYTTKACALMLLERYEAARDTILSGLQIDPFSDPLRSNLQELEKVMPTSMSKTHEKAERSDDFDCTVCLKLLYEPATTPCGHTFCRSCLFQSMDRGNKCPLCRTVIFMTPRTCAVSVTLNNIIQKNFPEEYAERKSEQDTLVHLGNESMPLFVMDVIIPCQKLSLHIFEPRYRLMVRRIMEGNHRMGMVALDSATGSPVDVACEVEITECDPLPDGRFVLELESHRRCRIVKAWDQDGYRVAEVEWVTDTPPQSEEDKAALRELTTNAASFARSWLDRAKEAARQGDRRRLEILLNVESMIPTPQDPERFSFWLATLTDRRPSERLELLRLQDTGERIRRGLIYLRSVERGCRMQ